The genomic window TCCACTCTGACTTCGAAAAAGGTTTTATTCGTGCAGTAACTATGTCTTATGATGATTTGATTAAATACGGATCTGAAAAGGCTGTAAAAGAAGCTGGACGTTTGCGTGAAGAAGGAAAAGAATATGTCGTTCAAGATGGCGATATCATGGAATTCCGCTTTAACGTATAATCAACATTTTTAATAGTGTCAATTAGGTTGGAAAAAAATTCCAACCCTTTTGGGTTTTGAAAGGAAATTTTAATGACAAAATTACTTGTAGGATTGGGAAATCCAGGGGATAAATATTTTGAGACAAAGCATAATGTTGGTTTTATGTTGATTGACCAACTAGCAAAAAAACAGAATGTATCCTTTACACACGATAAAATATTCCAAGCTGAATTAGCTTCATTTTTCCTTAATGGTGAAAAAATTTATCTAGTGAAACCAACAACTTTTATGAATGAAAGTGGGAAAGCAGTTCATGCTTTATTAACCTACTATGGTTTAGATATTAAAGATTTACTGATTATTTACGATGATCTTGACATGGAAGTAGGAAAAATTCGTCTTCGCGCTAAAGGATCAGCTGGCGGTCATAATGGTATCAAGTCAATTATCCAACATATTGGTACACAGGTTTTTAATCGTGTAAAGATTGGTATAGGTAGACCTAAAAAAGGAATGTCTGTTGTTCACCACGTTTTGAGTAAATTTGACAAGGATGACTATATAGGTATTTTACAGTCTATTGACAAGGTTGACGATGCTGTAAATTATTATTTACAAGAGAAAAACTTTGAAAAAACAATGCAGAAATACAATGGGTAAGGGAATGTCATTAATCGAATTCTTTTTAGAGAATAATCATATACAATCATGGAATGGGCATTTATCTCTCAAACAAAGACAATTACTACTTGGTTTATCAGGATCAGCAAAATCCTTAGCTATTGCAAGTAGTGCTAAAAATCAGGACAAGATTTTAGTGATGACATCTACTTATGGAGAAGCTGAGCGTCTAGTAAATGATTTAATTTCTATCCTGGGTACTGATATGGTTTATCCATTTTTAGTAGATGATTCACCAATGGTAGAATTTTTAGTATCGTCACAAGAAAAGATTTTTTCTCGCGTTGAAGCCTTACGTTTTCTAAGAGATAAATCTCAAAAAGGAATATTAGTTTGTAACATGGCAGCTAGTCGTATATTCTTGCCTGATCCTAAGATTTTCGATGATAGTGTTTTAAAACTGCAAGTCGGACAAGAGTGTGAACAAAGAGAATTAAAAAATAAGTTAACTGCACTTGGTTATAAGAAAGTTACACAAGTTCAGAGTCAAGGTGAATTTAGTCTTCGAGGGGATATTTTAGATATCTTTGAAACATCACAAATTTCTCCTTACCGAATTGAATTTTTCGGTGATGAAATAGATGGGATTAGAGAATTTGATGCAGAGACACAATTATCAAAGGAAAGTCGCCCTGAAATTTCTATATATCCCGCTAGTGATATTTTACTAACTGCTGAAGATTATCATCGTGGTCAGGAATTTTTAGAAAAAGAGATTGACAAGACATTGTCACCAACTGTAAAGTCTTACCTAGAAGAAGTTTTTAGTTGCACGAAAGAGCAAGTTTTTCATGCAGATATTCGAAAGTTTTTATCTGTTTTGTATAAAAAACAGTCGACCTTGATTGACTACTTGAACCAAGCGCCTATTATCTTTGATGATTTTCAAAAAATCATGGAT from Streptococcus sp. oral taxon 061 includes these protein-coding regions:
- the pth gene encoding aminoacyl-tRNA hydrolase; the protein is MTKLLVGLGNPGDKYFETKHNVGFMLIDQLAKKQNVSFTHDKIFQAELASFFLNGEKIYLVKPTTFMNESGKAVHALLTYYGLDIKDLLIIYDDLDMEVGKIRLRAKGSAGGHNGIKSIIQHIGTQVFNRVKIGIGRPKKGMSVVHHVLSKFDKDDYIGILQSIDKVDDAVNYYLQEKNFEKTMQKYNG